In a genomic window of uncultured Sphaerochaeta sp.:
- a CDS encoding sulfurtransferase TusA family protein, with translation MQSIAIDARGLSCPQPVIETKKVLDKKPEAVTVQVDNVSAKENVSRYAKAAGYQVTIEGTEYGWALELSKA, from the coding sequence ATGCAGTCTATTGCTATTGATGCACGGGGCTTATCCTGCCCCCAGCCGGTCATAGAGACCAAGAAGGTACTGGACAAGAAGCCTGAAGCAGTGACAGTCCAGGTGGACAATGTCTCGGCAAAAGAGAACGTCAGCCGCTATGCTAAGGCTGCCGGCTACCAGGTGACCATCGAGGGAACCGAGTACGGATGGGCCTTGGAACTGAGCAAGGCATGA
- the selD gene encoding selenide, water dikinase SelD, translating to MMEAVRLTQMVKTSGCAAKLPPALLHEVLDSLPVMHSPNLEEGYEGSDDACVYRISEELLMLQTVDFFPPMVDDPFLFGQVAAANALSDIYAMGGDPKLALNLVCFPSCLDLSVLRQILLGGQSKVEESGAVIAGGHTISDATPKYGLCVTGFAQEGKVWANKGARVGDVLILTKALGVGIINTAVKAGMASKEAAQAAIASMTTLNKRARDLAQNHAVHAATDITGFSLLGHAHEMATASKVSMVLYSTAIPVLPDALEYAKMGLNPEGLYNNREYLEDAVRFSDGIPQEVQDLLFDPQTSGGLLLSMSEEDGRAYSEEGGYPIIGSVTAFSGVPLKIY from the coding sequence ATGATGGAAGCAGTAAGACTTACCCAGATGGTGAAGACCAGCGGCTGTGCAGCAAAGCTGCCGCCAGCGCTGCTGCATGAGGTGCTGGACAGTCTTCCTGTGATGCACAGCCCCAACCTGGAGGAAGGGTATGAGGGCAGTGATGATGCCTGCGTCTATAGGATCAGCGAAGAGCTTTTGATGCTGCAGACGGTGGACTTCTTTCCCCCCATGGTTGACGATCCTTTCCTCTTCGGTCAGGTGGCCGCGGCAAACGCCCTCAGTGACATCTATGCCATGGGCGGTGATCCCAAGCTGGCGCTCAACCTTGTCTGCTTCCCCTCCTGCCTCGATCTCTCCGTGCTCAGGCAGATCCTGCTTGGGGGACAGAGCAAGGTGGAAGAGAGTGGGGCGGTCATCGCAGGGGGGCACACGATCAGCGACGCAACCCCCAAGTACGGACTCTGTGTCACCGGCTTTGCCCAAGAGGGCAAGGTGTGGGCAAACAAGGGAGCCCGGGTCGGGGATGTCCTCATCCTGACCAAGGCGTTGGGTGTGGGTATCATCAATACGGCGGTGAAAGCCGGCATGGCCTCAAAGGAGGCCGCCCAAGCCGCCATTGCCAGCATGACTACCCTCAACAAGCGTGCCCGTGACCTGGCACAGAACCATGCCGTACATGCAGCCACCGACATCACCGGCTTTTCCCTGCTAGGGCACGCCCATGAGATGGCTACAGCCTCAAAGGTGAGCATGGTTCTGTACAGCACAGCAATTCCGGTACTTCCCGATGCCCTGGAATATGCCAAGATGGGCCTGAACCCGGAGGGGCTCTACAACAACCGCGAGTATCTTGAGGATGCGGTGCGTTTCAGTGATGGTATCCCGCAGGAAGTGCAGGACCTGCTCTTCGATCCCCAGACGTCAGGAGGGCTCCTCTTGAGCATGAGCGAAGAGGACGGAAGGGCATATAGCGAAGAAGGCGGGTATCCGATCATCGGATCGGTAACCGCCTTCTCTGGTGTTCCTCTCAAGATTTATTGA
- a CDS encoding IS1634 family transposase, giving the protein MAYVLVKTQLKNGDVAYNISNACRIPGSKNKQRRTTVETHHRSDLTVRGIDPEAFIAQRMEALKREAKASPKAVGYQVDFGLGLSLSGEGDLRVSDDCKNLGFAAYSRLYHRLELEEFVNNRRRYLDCEFNINVIFQHLLYSRLLWPASKKSTWEHKGRFFGDTGYGLQDVYRSMDSLLRWRTDLLRHLDAEVKEKFGRRDTVVFYDVTNYYFERDEADDENGLRAKGPSKEHRPEPIIQMGLFMDELSIPITYELFRGNTNDCETLPEAMDNSIIDFSDSRKIVVADKGMMSYYNIMKIRDARNGYVISQSVRKSDSQTKEFALSAEGWEHVLDGNGNVVSMIKERTIPRRASTYGDVDDRKHSGTYNERQVFIWSRKYSDRAKRERQAVIEKALQSEGKRSKDYKDSSYGKSKYLRKSPVKEGEKVEADWCLYEFDAARLEEDEKYDGYYLICTNVVGVGDESLINPDKPSSHAYYRDSDGFLVLNHVVPASEIADIYGGLRKIEETFKVTKTGMLSLRPVFHSRQDRIRSHFLICFISLVLERLLELQLGWKYSAKSIQQSLSHFNAVQLANSNIYQVAYYDVMVDTILKTLDIDISRKFLQQSDIRRILGQTKKKDYED; this is encoded by the coding sequence ATGGCATATGTACTGGTGAAGACACAGCTCAAGAACGGGGATGTCGCCTACAACATCTCCAACGCATGCAGGATCCCCGGCTCCAAGAACAAGCAGCGGAGGACCACCGTCGAGACCCACCACCGCTCCGACCTGACGGTCAGGGGGATAGACCCCGAGGCGTTCATCGCCCAGCGGATGGAGGCCCTCAAGCGGGAGGCGAAGGCCTCGCCGAAGGCGGTCGGCTACCAGGTCGACTTCGGCCTCGGGCTCAGCCTGTCCGGAGAAGGGGACCTCCGGGTCTCGGATGACTGCAAGAACCTCGGGTTCGCCGCCTACTCGAGGCTGTACCACCGCCTGGAGCTGGAAGAGTTCGTCAACAACCGGCGCAGGTACCTGGACTGCGAGTTCAACATCAACGTCATCTTCCAGCACCTGCTCTACTCCCGCCTGCTGTGGCCGGCCTCCAAGAAGAGCACCTGGGAGCACAAGGGGCGGTTCTTCGGCGACACGGGCTACGGCCTCCAGGACGTCTACCGGAGCATGGACAGCCTGCTGAGGTGGAGGACCGACCTGCTGAGGCATCTGGACGCCGAGGTGAAGGAGAAGTTCGGAAGAAGGGACACGGTGGTGTTCTACGACGTCACCAACTACTACTTCGAGCGGGACGAGGCGGATGACGAGAACGGGCTGAGGGCCAAGGGCCCGAGCAAGGAGCACAGGCCCGAGCCCATCATCCAGATGGGGCTGTTCATGGACGAGCTTTCCATTCCCATCACCTACGAGCTGTTCCGGGGCAACACCAACGACTGCGAGACGCTTCCCGAGGCCATGGACAACAGCATCATCGACTTTTCCGACAGCCGCAAGATCGTGGTGGCGGACAAGGGGATGATGAGCTACTACAACATCATGAAGATCCGGGATGCGAGGAACGGGTATGTGATCAGCCAGTCGGTACGCAAGTCGGACTCCCAGACCAAGGAGTTCGCGCTCTCGGCCGAGGGGTGGGAGCATGTGCTGGACGGCAACGGCAACGTGGTGTCCATGATCAAGGAGAGGACGATCCCCAGGAGGGCCAGCACCTACGGCGACGTCGACGACAGGAAGCACAGCGGGACCTACAACGAGAGGCAGGTGTTCATCTGGAGCAGGAAGTACAGCGACAGGGCGAAGCGCGAACGGCAGGCGGTGATCGAGAAGGCGCTTCAGTCCGAGGGCAAGCGGTCGAAGGACTACAAGGACTCCAGCTACGGCAAGAGCAAGTACCTGAGAAAGAGCCCCGTCAAGGAGGGGGAGAAGGTGGAGGCCGACTGGTGCCTCTACGAGTTCGACGCCGCGAGGCTGGAGGAGGACGAGAAGTACGACGGCTACTACCTCATCTGCACCAACGTCGTCGGGGTCGGGGACGAATCGCTGATCAATCCCGACAAGCCGTCCAGCCATGCTTACTACCGGGATTCGGACGGGTTCCTGGTGCTCAACCATGTGGTGCCGGCCTCGGAGATAGCGGACATCTACGGCGGGCTGAGGAAGATCGAGGAGACGTTCAAGGTGACCAAGACCGGGATGCTGTCGTTGAGGCCGGTGTTCCACAGCAGGCAGGACAGGATACGGTCGCACTTCCTGATATGCTTCATTTCCCTGGTCCTGGAACGGCTGCTGGAACTGCAGCTCGGCTGGAAATACTCGGCCAAGTCGATACAGCAGTCGCTTTCCCATTTCAACGCCGTGCAGCTGGCGAACTCGAACATCTACCAGGTCGCATACTATGACGTGATGGTCGACACCATACTCAAGACCCTGGACATAGACATATCGAGGAAGTTCCTGCAGCAGTCTGACATCAGGAGGATCCTCGGGCAGACGAAGAAAAAAGATTACGAGGACTGA
- a CDS encoding transglutaminase-like domain-containing protein yields the protein MESPDLTQFLQPTPLLDYQASPIQALMEEKGWETLSTKTAQIEAAYTYVRDEIAYGFTSRFQIPASEILASKQGNCITKTTLLMALLRRLGIPCRLKAGLVQKVIHRGLLHGMSYALSPAELHHTWLEVRYNNRWVEIGGHIIDRPYLQKLQAKFPDFMGSFYGYGIAVIHFRNPPIQWEENDTFVQNKAITDTLGTFSDPDTFFKAYPKAEQYTRTIRYKTILRSTLNTAISTMRQG from the coding sequence GTGGAATCTCCAGACCTAACCCAGTTCCTACAGCCTACACCGCTGCTCGACTACCAGGCAAGTCCTATCCAGGCACTCATGGAAGAGAAGGGATGGGAAACCCTCTCTACCAAGACAGCCCAGATAGAAGCAGCCTACACCTATGTGCGGGATGAGATAGCCTACGGCTTCACCTCCCGCTTCCAGATTCCTGCCAGTGAGATACTTGCTTCCAAGCAAGGCAACTGCATCACCAAGACAACACTGCTTATGGCACTGCTCAGAAGATTGGGCATTCCTTGCCGGCTGAAAGCAGGATTGGTGCAAAAGGTCATCCACCGGGGGTTGCTGCACGGCATGAGCTATGCGCTCAGTCCTGCCGAGCTCCATCACACCTGGTTGGAAGTACGATACAACAACCGCTGGGTGGAGATCGGGGGGCACATCATCGACCGGCCGTATCTGCAGAAACTGCAAGCCAAGTTTCCTGACTTCATGGGAAGCTTCTACGGCTATGGAATCGCGGTCATACACTTCCGCAACCCTCCCATCCAATGGGAAGAAAACGATACCTTTGTGCAGAACAAGGCAATCACCGACACCTTGGGAACCTTCAGCGACCCCGATACCTTCTTCAAGGCCTATCCCAAAGCCGAACAGTACACCCGCACCATCCGCTACAAGACCATCCTGCGTTCAACACTCAATACCGCGATCAGCACGATGAGGCAGGGCTAA
- a CDS encoding DUF3343 domain-containing protein has translation MRRFIATFFDHYGAVQFRTWCKQQDLNCVLQPVPRALSSSCGTCAVYEAPDWETGYGTAQVEAVYELQGSAYAPLFRNED, from the coding sequence ATGAGACGTTTTATTGCCACGTTTTTCGACCACTATGGGGCAGTGCAGTTCAGGACCTGGTGCAAACAGCAGGACCTGAACTGTGTCCTGCAACCGGTTCCTCGCGCTCTCTCCTCCTCCTGCGGCACCTGTGCCGTCTATGAGGCTCCAGACTGGGAGACCGGCTATGGCACAGCCCAGGTCGAAGCGGTGTATGAACTACAGGGAAGTGCGTATGCACCTCTCTTCAGAAATGAGGATTGA
- the yedE gene encoding YedE family putative selenium transporter, protein MKRLGKEQYTIMGAGSLFAVLAVILVMLGNPLNMGFCIACFYRDIAGALGLHSAAVVQYARPEIIGLFLGATVMALLRKEHKSRGGSSALTRFVISFFVMIGALVFLGCPFRMLLRIGGGDLNAVVALLGFASGVVAGSILLNKGFSLGRSYTQGKVEGSLPTIIAIVLLAVLLFLPSLLKFSTSGPGSMHAPILISLAAGAVVGLLAQRTRFCMAGGIRDIFLFRDPTLLLGSAAVIVVALVLNVATGTFKLGFAGQPVAHTDWLWNFLGMGLVGYGSTLLGGCPLRQTILAAEGNTDSAMSVLGMVAGAAFAHNFGLASSGTGATLGGKVAVAAGFALLTLIALLVIRKNNK, encoded by the coding sequence ATGAAACGATTGGGAAAAGAGCAGTACACCATCATGGGGGCCGGGAGCCTCTTTGCGGTACTGGCAGTCATCTTGGTTATGTTGGGCAACCCCTTGAACATGGGGTTCTGCATCGCCTGTTTTTATCGCGATATTGCAGGAGCCTTGGGCTTGCATAGTGCCGCTGTGGTCCAGTATGCAAGGCCTGAGATCATCGGGCTCTTTCTGGGTGCAACTGTCATGGCACTGCTGCGCAAGGAACACAAGAGCCGGGGTGGCTCTTCGGCGCTGACACGCTTTGTCATCTCGTTCTTTGTCATGATAGGGGCCCTGGTCTTCTTGGGCTGTCCTTTCAGGATGCTGCTCAGGATAGGTGGGGGAGACCTCAACGCCGTGGTTGCACTCCTTGGCTTTGCAAGCGGGGTGGTGGCAGGTTCAATTCTGCTCAACAAGGGCTTCAGCCTTGGACGCAGCTATACCCAAGGCAAGGTGGAGGGCTCGCTTCCGACCATCATCGCCATAGTTCTTCTTGCAGTCCTGCTCTTTCTCCCTTCACTGCTGAAGTTCAGTACCTCAGGACCGGGCAGCATGCATGCACCCATCCTCATCAGCCTTGCAGCCGGTGCTGTGGTTGGGCTCTTGGCCCAGCGCACCCGCTTTTGCATGGCCGGCGGCATCCGCGACATCTTCCTCTTCCGCGACCCCACGCTTTTGCTTGGCTCGGCAGCGGTGATCGTGGTTGCCTTGGTATTGAACGTGGCTACCGGCACCTTCAAGCTTGGCTTTGCCGGACAACCGGTAGCCCATACCGACTGGCTCTGGAACTTTTTGGGCATGGGTCTGGTAGGCTATGGATCGACCTTGCTCGGAGGCTGCCCGCTCAGGCAGACCATTCTGGCAGCGGAAGGGAATACTGACAGCGCCATGAGCGTGCTCGGCATGGTGGCAGGAGCGGCATTTGCCCACAACTTCGGCCTTGCTTCCTCTGGTACCGGGGCAACCCTTGGAGGCAAGGTGGCCGTAGCGGCGGGCTTTGCGTTGCTTACCCTCATCGCCTTGCTCGTGATTCGCAAAAACAACAAGTAG